The Streptomyces achromogenes DNA segment GGGCGGGAGGCCGACCATGGGGGACGTGACGATGGGGGGCGTGACGATGGGGACGCGGACAGGCACACAGACGCGCGCACGGGCGGAACAGCGGGCGGAGCACCGGACACGGGCCGCGGCGGGACCCGGGCCGGGGAGCGGACCGGCGGCAGGATCCGGGCCGGAGGCGGGACCCGGGCCGGGGAGCGGACCGGAGGCGGGACCGCGGACGGTTCTGCGGCCGGGGGCGGAGCCGGGGCGCCCGAAGGCGGGGACGGCGGCACGGCGCCGGCCCGAGCTGGCCGTCTTCCTGCGCAGCAGGCGCGCCCGGGTGACACCGGGCGACGTCGGAATGCCGCCCGGGCTGCGGCGCCGCACACCGGGGCTGCGACGCGAGGAGGTGGCCCAGCTCTCGGGCGTGGGAGTCACCTGGTACACCTGGCTGGAGCAGGGGCGGCCGATCAACGCCTCCGCACAGGTCCTCGACGCCGTCGCGCGCACACTGCGGCTGGACCAGCCGGAGCGGGAGCATCTCTACCACCTGGCGGAGGTACCGTTCGCGGCCGCTCCGGAGGCCCTGGTGCAGAGCGTGGGCCCGGAGATCCAGGGCATCATCGACGCGCTGGTGCCCCGGCCGGCCGTGGTCTACAACTCGCGCTACGACATCCTCGCCGCCAACCCCGTCTACCGTGACCTGTTCATCACCCCGGTCGAAGCCTGCGCACCGGGTCCGGACAACGCCCTGTGGCGGCTGTTCACGGTGCGGGAGGAGGACTGCCCGCTGATGTTCCGCGACAAGGAACTCCCGCTGATGGTGGCAACCCTGCGGGCGGCCTACGGACTGCATGCCGGCGAGCCCGTCTGGGAGGAGTTCATACGCAGGTTGTCCGCGGCGAGTCCGCTGTTCGCGCGGTTGTGGGAGACCGGTGACGTGGCGGAGCCCGGCCGTCGTGTGAAGGTCTTCCGGCACGCGACGGTGGGCGAGCTGCGGATGACCTCCACCTCGCTGACGATCAACGGGATGCCGGAGTGCAGGATCGTCGTCTACACGCCTGACGACGAGCAGACGGAGCGGCGCGCGGCTCTGCTACGCGGCGGGACGACAAAAAATCCCGCCCCCTGAGGGGCGGGATCCTTCTGAAGCGACATCGACCGGTCTCTTCGATCTTTGACAACTCAACAGAGTGTCGACCTACTGGCCGACCGGCCAATCCGTGGAGCTAAGGAGAATTGAACTCCTGACCTCCTGCATGCCATGCAGGCGCTCTACCAACTGAGCTATAGCCCCTCGTGCCACGCGGCGGAGCCGCATGGTGTTTCGCCCCGCTCGGCGGTGCGAACAAGAAGAACTCTAGCCTGCGACCTGCCGGAAAGTGAAATCCGAGGTCCGCCGTCCCG contains these protein-coding regions:
- a CDS encoding helix-turn-helix transcriptional regulator, producing MTPGDVGMPPGLRRRTPGLRREEVAQLSGVGVTWYTWLEQGRPINASAQVLDAVARTLRLDQPEREHLYHLAEVPFAAAPEALVQSVGPEIQGIIDALVPRPAVVYNSRYDILAANPVYRDLFITPVEACAPGPDNALWRLFTVREEDCPLMFRDKELPLMVATLRAAYGLHAGEPVWEEFIRRLSAASPLFARLWETGDVAEPGRRVKVFRHATVGELRMTSTSLTINGMPECRIVVYTPDDEQTERRAALLRGGTTKNPAP